The Rhinolophus ferrumequinum isolate MPI-CBG mRhiFer1 chromosome 13 unlocalized genomic scaffold, mRhiFer1_v1.p Super_scaffold_3, whole genome shotgun sequence genome window below encodes:
- the ARID5A gene encoding AT-rich interactive domain-containing protein 5A isoform X2 yields the protein MVTGRRLWKNVYDELGGSPGSTSAATCTRRHYERLVLPYVRHLKGEDDKPLPPSKPRKQYKMAKEPRGDDSAAERPKKAKEEKPVGQMMPGKVKTDVDLARPLSQDPPQDGMEQLGPAPGSSLPFVGASSCPEAYKRLLSSFYCKGTHGIMSPLAKKKLLAQVSKAEALRCQEEGCRHGAGSPNGEPQASPAACLLESPHSPGGPPENPRHRLAPQEGSQALGGSLREEARASSHPPAPIFTGCFHAYPTKVLKPISQHPRDFFPHLKDGVLLGPPGQAEGLPVKEPPLVWGGDVNRPSAFHKGNSRKGSLYPKPKACWVTPMAKGPAESPVPLPTFPSSSGLSKRSREEEGFAPGGKKMRAVSPFRKEMDTKEYGAKSVGPGLAVSCLLGPALGPGFPDAYRGTMLRCPLNFASTPDPLKGPASLPFSPLIIPAFPAHFLATTAPSPMAAGLMHLPPASFDGALRHRLCPASSAWHVPPATTYTAPRFSFHLNTKL from the exons GTGACTGGCCGGCGCCTCTGGAAGAACGTGTACGACGAGCTGGGGGGCAGCCCAGGCAGCACCAGCGCGGCCACATGCACGCGCCGCCACTACGAGAG GCTGGTCCTCCCGTATGTGCGGCACCTGAAGGGGGAGGATGACAAGCCGCTGCCTCCCTCCAAGCCTAGGAAGCAATACAAGATGGCCAAGGAGCCTCGGGGAGATGACAGCGCTGCTGAGAGGCCGAAGAAGGCCAAGGAGGAGAAGCCGGTGGGCCAA ATGATGCCAGGAAAGGTGAAGACAGATGTTGACCTGGCGAGGCCCCTGAGCCAGGATCCCCCCCAGGACGGCATGGAGCAGCTGGGCCCAGCCCCTGGGTCCTCTCTGCCCTTCGTGGGTGCCAGCAGCTGTCCTGAGGCCTACAAGCGGCTCCTGTCTAGCTTTTACTGCAAAGGGACACATGGCATCATGTCACCACTGGCCAAAAAGAAGCTCCTGGCCCAGGTGAGCAAGGCAGAGGCCTTGCGATGCCAGGAGGAGGGCTGTCGCCACGGGGCAGGCAGCCCTAATGGGGAACCCCAGGCGTCCCCAGCTGCTTGCCTCCTGGAGAGTCCTCACAGCCCAGGAGGGCCACCCGAGAACCCCAGGCACCGGCTGGCCCCTCAGGAGGGATCCCAGGCCCTTGGTGGCAGCCTCAGGGAGGAGGCTCGGGCGAGCTCCCACCCACCAGCCCCCATCTTCACGGGCTGTTTCCACGCCTACCCCACCAAGGTGCTGAAGCCCATCAGCCAGCACCCCCGGGACTTCTTCCCTCATCTCAAAGACGGGGTGCTCTTGGGGCCCCCTGGCCAAGCGGAGGGGCTGCCAGTCAAAGAGCCACCgctggtgtggggtggggacgTAAACCGCCCCTCTGCGTTCCACAAAGGCAACTCCAGAAAGGGCAGCCTCTACCCCAAGCCCAAAGCCTGCTGGGTGACCCCCATGGCCAAGGGCCCCGCCGAGAGCCCCGTGCCCCTGCCCACCTTCCCTAGCAGCTCAGGCCTCAGCAAGCGCAGCCGGGAGGAAGAGGGCTTTGCCCCTGGTGGCAAAAAAATGCGGGCAGTGTCTCCCTTTCGCAAGGAGATGGACACCAAGGAGTATGGGGCCAAGTCGGTGGGGCCCGGCTTGGCCGTCTCCTGCCTACTGGGCCCGGCCCTGGGGCCTGGCTTCCCGGACGCCTACAGGGGCACCATGCTGCGTTGCCCACTGAACTTTGCCAGCACCCCGGACCCCTTAAAGGGCCCGGCCTCACTCCCCTTCAGCCCCCTGATCATCCCAGCCTTCCCGGCTCACTTCCTGGCCACCACGGCCCCTTCACCCATGGCCGCTGGCCTGATGCACTTGCCCCCAGCATCCTTCGACGGTGCCCTCCGCCACAGACTCTGCCCGGCCTCATCTGCATGGCATGTGCCACCTGCCACAACCTATACAGCACCCCGCTTCTCTTTCCACCTCAACACCAAGCTGTAG